A part of Desulfofundulus salinus genomic DNA contains:
- the atpA gene encoding F0F1 ATP synthase subunit alpha yields the protein MNLRPEEISSIIRQQIEKYQAQIEMRDVGTVIQVGDGIARVYGLEACMAMELLEFPAPEEGAEPTLGMALNLEEDNIGCVLLGAYTHIKEGDTVKRTGRIASVPVGDALIGRVVNPLGRPLDGKGPIKSDKFRPIERIAPGVITRKPVHQPLQTGLKAIDSMIPIGRGQRELILGDRQTGKTAIAVDAIINQKGKDVICIYVAIGQKASTVANVVQRLRDFGAMDYTIVVSATASDPAPLLFIAPYAGCAMGEEFLEQGKHVLIVYDDLSKQAVAYRELSLLLRRPPGREAYPGDVFNLHSRLLERACKLNDELGGGSITALPIIETQAGDVSAYIPTNVISITDGQIYLEPDLFYAGVRPAINVGLSVSRVGGAAQIKAMKQVAGRLRLDLAQYRELAAFAQFGSDLDKATQARLIRGQRMVELLKQKQYAPMAVEDQVMVIYAGVNGYLDDLPVERVLPFEEEFLNYMHTSHPEVGEAIARTGELSRETEEKLKAAIVEFKKGFVARTA from the coding sequence CGGCCTGGAAGCCTGCATGGCTATGGAACTGCTGGAATTTCCGGCCCCCGAAGAGGGCGCTGAACCGACCCTGGGCATGGCCCTCAACCTGGAAGAGGACAACATCGGTTGCGTCTTGCTCGGTGCCTACACACACATCAAGGAAGGGGACACCGTCAAGCGGACCGGACGTATTGCCTCCGTACCCGTGGGCGATGCCCTGATCGGCCGGGTGGTTAACCCCCTGGGACGCCCCCTGGACGGCAAGGGTCCCATCAAGAGCGACAAGTTCCGTCCCATTGAACGTATTGCCCCCGGCGTTATCACCCGCAAACCCGTGCACCAGCCCCTGCAGACTGGTTTAAAAGCCATCGACTCCATGATCCCCATCGGGAGAGGACAGCGGGAATTGATCCTCGGTGACCGGCAAACCGGTAAAACAGCCATTGCCGTGGACGCCATCATCAACCAGAAAGGTAAGGACGTCATCTGCATCTATGTGGCCATCGGCCAGAAAGCCTCCACGGTGGCCAACGTGGTACAGCGCCTGCGCGATTTCGGCGCCATGGATTACACCATTGTGGTTTCGGCTACCGCGTCCGACCCGGCACCGCTACTGTTCATTGCTCCCTATGCCGGCTGCGCCATGGGCGAGGAGTTTTTAGAGCAGGGTAAACACGTGCTGATTGTCTACGATGACCTTTCCAAGCAGGCCGTGGCCTACCGCGAGCTTTCCCTGCTCTTGCGGCGTCCCCCCGGCCGCGAGGCCTATCCCGGCGACGTGTTCAACCTGCACTCCCGCCTGCTGGAGCGGGCCTGTAAGCTCAACGACGAGCTGGGAGGCGGTTCCATAACGGCCCTGCCCATCATTGAAACCCAGGCCGGTGACGTTTCGGCCTACATTCCCACCAACGTGATTTCCATTACCGACGGCCAGATTTACCTGGAGCCCGACCTGTTCTACGCAGGTGTCCGTCCGGCCATTAACGTTGGTCTGTCGGTATCCCGGGTGGGCGGCGCCGCCCAGATCAAGGCCATGAAGCAGGTAGCCGGACGGCTGCGCCTGGACCTGGCCCAGTACCGCGAGCTGGCCGCCTTCGCCCAGTTCGGTTCCGACCTGGACAAGGCCACCCAGGCCCGTTTGATCCGCGGCCAGCGCATGGTGGAACTGCTCAAGCAAAAGCAGTACGCTCCCATGGCGGTGGAAGACCAGGTTATGGTTATTTATGCTGGTGTAAACGGCTACCTGGACGACCTGCCGGTGGAGAGGGTGCTTCCCTTTGAAGAAGAGTTCTTGAACTATATGCACACCAGCCATCCGGAAGTGGGCGAAGCCATTGCCAGGACCGGTGAGCTGTCCAGGGAAACGGAAGAAAAATTGAAAGCGGCCATTGTCGAATTCAAGAAGGGCTTTGTGGCCCGGACTGCCTGA